The Eubacterium sp. MSJ-33 genomic sequence TATTCGTAAATTCCTATTTAACATTGAAAGAGGGGGTGCAATAAGCAATGAATCAGGTAGAGGTTTTGGATAATGGTGTAGTATTGAATGGCAATTTGCTGACATTCCCACTTTCCTATGAAGATATACGTGCATTATTCGGTGAGGCTCGGATAAATGTTCAAAGTGATAATCATTTTGAATATTTCTATGATGAGCTGGGAATATCGTTTGAGGGGGCAACTGCATATCTTCGGAACTTAAAAAAACAGAAAGCTTATATAGATGAGACGCATAATATTACATCTATGACGATGTATGTTACAGGGAAAAAGGTATTCGCAGAATCAAAGACAGAAAAATGTTATATTGGTGGACTAAAAGTCTTAAATCAAAATATGTCACGCGACAGATTATATCCATATATTCTAGGCTACGGCTATAATTCAGAAATTAAGGATGAGCAGGGGAATATGGTTCGGCAGATTCATATGGATATTGTTCTGAAGGTAGAGGATGAATTAAAGAGAAAAGATATTCCGGTCTATAATGGTGATCAAGTTCTATTAGATGTATATATCGGATTCAAACCAG encodes the following:
- a CDS encoding DUF6892 domain-containing protein; protein product: MNQVEVLDNGVVLNGNLLTFPLSYEDIRALFGEARINVQSDNHFEYFYDELGISFEGATAYLRNLKKQKAYIDETHNITSMTMYVTGKKVFAESKTEKCYIGGLKVLNQNMSRDRLYPYILGYGYNSEIKDEQGNMVRQIHMDIVLKVEDELKRKDIPVYNGDQVLLDVYIGFKPERPKSDENYNIMVPDEPCLIFDTFNFKLAVIQELMYNQEVLKPYFDIYDYMIFKKAHWNLGTDKNVRAAVSFFKELPIPASLAGLVKEINMDGSDEIYMQIAPEWDGRDERFDFRKVTKAEMEQFPNLKKMLIFGNERDAESLRKVCDPLGIEVEPMACTSV